In a genomic window of Maridesulfovibrio ferrireducens:
- a CDS encoding tRNA(5-methylaminomethyl-2-thiouridylate) methyltransferase: MSPLFELDDQLQFTSNEVTSRPMNTRYDALALFSGGLDSILACKVIQDQGLKVLGIHFITPFFGNPEKIEDWQEIYGVDILPVDISSKYIKMMLDVPAHGMGKLVNPCVDCKIMMLRHAHSLMDEFGAKFIISGEVVGQRPMSQRQEALNSIRNDAEVRDVLLRPLCAKSQLITPCEESGLVDREKLPHISGRGRKEQLAMAKAYGFKVIPTPAGGCKLTEYENAARFLPLLRNLKEPDVNFFKLTTVGRQYWAGNKLLAIGRNQDDNENIEKLFNDGDYVFEVKDFPGPLSLGRALNPEGWTEREILDAAAMTASFSPKARNSGGEVVVNVIGPDGNKDVSVLPSRETETVFAGPNLEGLKEWKIERENFRLKNIELKKIEGDNLALGKND, translated from the coding sequence TTGTCACCACTTTTCGAGCTTGATGATCAGTTGCAGTTTACTTCGAATGAGGTTACAAGCCGCCCCATGAACACTCGATATGACGCTTTAGCTCTCTTTTCAGGGGGCCTCGATAGTATACTGGCATGCAAGGTTATTCAGGATCAGGGACTTAAGGTCCTAGGTATTCATTTCATCACTCCTTTTTTCGGCAATCCTGAGAAGATTGAAGATTGGCAGGAAATTTATGGTGTTGATATACTTCCTGTTGATATAAGCTCTAAATATATAAAAATGATGCTTGATGTTCCCGCTCACGGCATGGGTAAACTTGTTAATCCCTGTGTGGATTGCAAGATTATGATGCTTCGTCATGCCCATTCTCTGATGGATGAATTCGGAGCTAAATTTATTATTTCCGGTGAAGTTGTGGGGCAGAGGCCTATGTCGCAACGGCAGGAAGCTCTAAATTCAATCAGAAATGATGCGGAAGTAAGAGACGTGTTGCTGCGCCCTTTATGCGCTAAAAGTCAGTTAATCACTCCTTGTGAAGAATCCGGCCTTGTAGACAGGGAGAAGCTTCCGCATATCAGCGGCCGTGGACGTAAAGAGCAGCTTGCAATGGCCAAAGCATATGGATTTAAGGTTATTCCTACACCTGCGGGAGGCTGTAAGCTTACTGAATATGAAAATGCAGCTCGCTTTCTGCCGCTTCTGCGGAATCTTAAAGAGCCTGATGTTAATTTTTTCAAGCTGACGACAGTAGGTCGACAGTATTGGGCCGGTAATAAACTGCTCGCAATCGGCAGGAATCAAGACGACAATGAGAACATTGAAAAATTATTCAATGATGGGGATTATGTTTTTGAAGTAAAGGATTTCCCCGGTCCTTTAAGTCTTGGACGCGCTCTCAATCCTGAAGGATGGACCGAGCGTGAGATTTTAGACGCAGCAGCTATGACGGCTTCTTTTTCACCGAAGGCCCGTAATTCCGGCGGTGAAGTGGTTGTGAATGTCATCGGTCCTGATGGAAATAAAGACGTTTCGGTTTTACCCTCCAGAGAGACTGAGACCGTTTTTGCGGGACCGAATCTTGAGGGCCTTAAAGAATGGAAGATCGAACGCGAAAACTTTAGACTTAAAAATATTGAGCTTAAAAAAATTGAAGGTGATAATTTGGCGCTGGGAAAAAATGACTAA
- a CDS encoding calcium/sodium antiporter, with protein sequence MVSNAIYFFLSIFLLWFGADWIVESASKIAKKYKVSDLVVGLTIVAFGTSAPEFLVTATAAFKGLSDLSLSNVVGSNIFNLGFILGLMALIKPLPTTRALAFRDTPLLLATTALILGLAYFGNLGRGAGVLLISILLGYIIYLIVHSKRAAKAMSGIPQVEEEVCEIRVIDWVKLAAGFVGIALGGDFMVESASAIATHFGVSNWVIGMTIVAAGTSLPELVTCLAASLKGRNEMLLGNLIGSDFFNFAGVLGLTCILRPLEVSPEAMPGLTILVAMVALVLLFIRTGWKVSRTEGAILITLSLLRWVQDFMT encoded by the coding sequence ATGGTTTCTAACGCGATATATTTTTTTCTCAGTATTTTTCTGCTTTGGTTCGGTGCGGACTGGATTGTTGAGTCTGCGTCTAAGATTGCTAAAAAATATAAAGTTTCCGATCTTGTTGTAGGTCTGACCATTGTTGCTTTCGGAACATCCGCTCCTGAATTTTTGGTTACAGCCACCGCAGCTTTTAAGGGACTTTCGGATTTATCCTTATCCAATGTAGTCGGTTCAAATATTTTTAATCTAGGTTTTATTTTAGGGTTGATGGCTTTAATTAAGCCGCTTCCAACAACTCGTGCGCTGGCCTTTCGTGATACTCCGTTGTTGCTTGCGACAACTGCTTTGATTCTGGGGCTTGCCTATTTCGGTAATCTCGGACGCGGAGCAGGAGTGCTGCTGATCTCTATTCTGCTCGGATATATTATTTATCTGATTGTGCACAGTAAACGGGCGGCCAAAGCTATGTCCGGTATTCCTCAGGTAGAGGAAGAAGTTTGCGAAATCCGTGTAATTGACTGGGTGAAATTAGCTGCCGGATTTGTAGGAATTGCGCTCGGCGGTGACTTTATGGTTGAATCCGCTTCTGCCATCGCAACTCATTTCGGTGTTTCCAACTGGGTTATAGGTATGACCATTGTTGCTGCCGGAACATCTTTGCCGGAATTGGTAACCTGCCTTGCCGCATCTTTAAAAGGACGTAATGAAATGTTGCTCGGTAATCTTATCGGCAGTGATTTCTTCAACTTTGCCGGAGTGCTGGGACTAACTTGCATATTGCGGCCGCTTGAGGTTTCTCCTGAAGCTATGCCGGGGCTTACCATACTTGTTGCCATGGTGGCGTTGGTTCTTTTGTTTATTCGCACAGGCTGGAAAGTTTCCCGTACGGAAGGGGCTATTCTTATTACCCTAAGTTTGCTTCGCTGGGTTCAGGATTTTATGACTTAG
- the recA gene encoding recombinase RecA, with amino-acid sequence MSRKAANPEELRKEALSTALTTIERKFGKGSIMRLDSGAIQAIPVIPTGSISLDLALGIGGIPKGRVTEVYGPESSGKTTLALHVIAECQKNGGTAAFVDAEHALDVKYAQRLGVNTDELLISQPDYGEQALEITDLLVRSGAVDIVVIDSVAALIPQAELEGNMGETQVGGQARLMSHALRKLTGTIHKSNSVVLFINQIRMKIGMAGYGNPETTSGGNALKFYASVRFDIRRIQTLKDKEEVFGSRTRIKIVKNKVAPPFREALVDILYGTGMSREGEILDLGVDYGIIDKSGAWYAYGSERLGQGKENVRQFLIDTPELRQEIEDKILVHLGMKEAPEVKVDATTSDE; translated from the coding sequence ATGAGCAGAAAAGCCGCAAACCCCGAAGAGCTCCGTAAAGAAGCCCTGAGCACAGCACTTACAACTATTGAACGCAAGTTCGGTAAAGGCTCAATCATGCGCCTTGATTCAGGTGCTATACAAGCTATCCCGGTCATCCCGACAGGTTCTATAAGCCTTGATCTGGCTTTGGGTATCGGTGGGATTCCTAAAGGTAGAGTCACCGAAGTTTACGGACCGGAATCATCAGGTAAGACAACACTGGCCCTGCATGTAATTGCAGAATGTCAGAAAAACGGTGGAACCGCTGCCTTTGTTGATGCAGAACACGCTCTTGATGTTAAATATGCTCAAAGACTCGGCGTAAACACCGACGAACTGCTTATTTCACAGCCGGACTACGGCGAACAGGCTTTGGAAATCACTGACCTGCTGGTTCGTTCCGGCGCAGTTGATATCGTCGTAATCGACTCCGTTGCGGCACTTATTCCGCAGGCTGAGCTTGAAGGCAACATGGGTGAAACTCAGGTCGGCGGACAGGCAAGACTTATGTCTCATGCCCTTAGAAAGCTGACCGGTACTATCCATAAATCTAATTCTGTTGTATTGTTTATCAACCAGATCCGTATGAAAATCGGTATGGCAGGATACGGCAACCCCGAAACAACATCCGGTGGTAACGCCCTTAAATTCTACGCATCAGTACGTTTTGATATCCGCAGAATCCAGACCCTCAAAGATAAAGAGGAAGTTTTCGGTTCACGCACCCGTATCAAAATTGTTAAAAATAAAGTTGCACCGCCTTTCAGAGAAGCTCTTGTAGACATACTTTATGGAACAGGAATGTCCCGCGAAGGCGAAATTCTTGATCTCGGTGTGGATTACGGAATTATTGATAAAAGTGGAGCATGGTATGCTTACGGCTCAGAGAGACTTGGACAGGGCAAGGAAAACGTCCGCCAATTCTTGATAGACACTCCTGAATTACGACAGGAGATAGAAGACAAAATCCTCGTTCACCTCGGCATGAAAGAAGCCCCTGAGGTGAAGGTTGACGCAACTACTTCTGACGAGTAA